One Ignavibacterium sp. DNA segment encodes these proteins:
- a CDS encoding homocysteine S-methyltransferase family protein, whose protein sequence is MKKNIDDKSDVFSCKRFSGYKPCYPDHNCWENGCKDKLTIGTRILIINLDAMGDVLMTTAQLPAIKRKFPESSIYWITLKSTSPLLNNNGYIDKVFNWDAESLMILNQMEFDYVFNVDKSQRSCALLNSINAKNKLGFALHKNGAIIPANKSAKYNYDLGMDDHLKFKVNQRTGQDYLAETFELDYQRDEYIFNFTTDELRFIENFKKEFHLRDTNKIIGFNTGCSDLYPNKKMSVGQHIFLINRLLAKKKYKIMLLGGPEDTARNKEIADHFKGRVINTPTNEGIRKGACYESIPQLIVTGDTFGMHLAIALKKYVIAWFGLSCWTEIDLYDRGVKIYQPDLFCSPCWKKECPYDLECIKNLDLNRILNEIEDYYSTFDKIKIHERLNPFERAKTINRPLILDGAMGSMLQEKKLTSNKRVWSATANDDSKLEVITLHKDYIRAGADIITTNTFRTNPYTLISTGITDINESVKNAVELAKKARGKSTIFIAGSNPPAEDCYKVERTISQKDLEWNHKVHIDLLIEAGCDFILNETQSHFDEIKFISKYCGENNIPFIMSFFLKDKPKLLSGENLTDAIEYVMKYNPLAIGFNCMTFEVLEQAVKRIKPEMNWGFYLNCGGGNFTDAKIECAISPVEYSDKVKGYLKYNPSFIGACCGSNANHIKKLKHLIDG, encoded by the coding sequence ATGAAAAAAAATATTGATGATAAGAGTGATGTTTTCTCTTGTAAAAGATTTAGCGGCTATAAACCGTGTTACCCTGACCATAATTGTTGGGAGAATGGCTGTAAAGATAAATTAACAATTGGCACAAGGATTTTAATTATTAATCTGGATGCTATGGGCGATGTTTTGATGACCACTGCTCAATTACCGGCAATCAAAAGAAAATTTCCTGAATCTAGTATTTACTGGATAACACTTAAATCAACTTCTCCCCTGCTTAATAATAACGGGTATATTGATAAAGTTTTTAATTGGGATGCTGAGTCTCTGATGATCTTAAACCAGATGGAGTTTGATTATGTATTTAATGTTGACAAATCACAAAGATCCTGTGCATTATTGAACTCAATTAATGCAAAGAATAAGTTAGGTTTTGCGTTACATAAAAATGGTGCGATAATTCCAGCAAACAAAAGCGCAAAATATAATTATGATCTCGGAATGGATGACCACTTAAAATTTAAGGTTAATCAGAGAACAGGTCAGGATTATCTGGCAGAGACTTTTGAATTGGATTATCAACGTGATGAATACATATTCAATTTTACCACAGATGAATTAAGATTTATTGAAAATTTCAAAAAAGAATTTCATCTGAGAGATACCAATAAAATAATCGGATTTAATACAGGCTGTTCTGATCTTTATCCAAATAAAAAAATGTCAGTTGGTCAGCATATCTTTTTAATCAATAGACTACTTGCAAAAAAGAAATATAAAATTATGCTTCTTGGAGGACCGGAAGATACTGCCAGAAATAAAGAAATTGCAGATCATTTTAAGGGCAGAGTAATCAATACTCCGACTAATGAAGGTATTAGAAAAGGTGCTTGTTATGAATCGATTCCACAGCTGATTGTTACCGGAGATACTTTTGGAATGCACTTAGCAATTGCATTAAAAAAATATGTAATTGCGTGGTTTGGATTGAGCTGTTGGACTGAAATAGATTTGTATGATAGAGGAGTTAAAATTTACCAACCGGACTTGTTTTGCTCTCCTTGCTGGAAAAAAGAATGTCCATACGATCTTGAATGTATAAAGAATCTGGATCTGAATCGAATTCTTAATGAGATTGAAGATTATTATTCGACTTTTGATAAAATTAAAATCCACGAAAGACTAAATCCTTTTGAAAGAGCCAAAACAATAAACAGACCTTTAATTCTTGATGGTGCTATGGGAAGTATGCTTCAGGAAAAAAAGTTAACATCAAATAAAAGAGTCTGGAGTGCAACTGCAAATGATGATTCTAAGCTGGAGGTGATTACTCTTCATAAAGACTATATACGTGCCGGGGCTGATATCATAACTACTAATACATTTAGGACAAATCCATATACTCTTATATCGACAGGCATTACAGATATCAACGAAAGTGTAAAAAATGCTGTTGAGCTTGCAAAAAAAGCAAGAGGAAAATCAACAATATTTATAGCTGGCTCAAATCCGCCTGCTGAAGATTGTTATAAGGTTGAACGAACAATTTCTCAGAAAGATCTTGAATGGAATCATAAAGTTCATATAGATTTACTCATAGAAGCGGGATGTGATTTTATTTTAAATGAAACTCAAAGTCATTTTGATGAAATTAAATTTATTTCAAAATATTGCGGAGAAAATAATATTCCATTTATTATGAGCTTTTTCTTAAAAGATAAACCTAAGCTGTTATCTGGAGAAAACCTGACTGATGCAATTGAATATGTAATGAAGTACAACCCTCTTGCGATTGGTTTTAATTGTATGACTTTTGAGGTATTGGAACAAGCAGTAAAAAGGATTAAACCTGAAATGAACTGGGGATTTTATCTCAACTGCGGTGGCGGAAATTTTACTGACGCTAAAATTGAATGTGCTATTTCACCGGTTGAATACTCTGATAAAGTTAAAGGATATTTAAAATATAATCCATCGTTTATTGGTGCCTGCTGCGGTTCAAATGCTAATCATATTAAAAAACTTAAACATTTAATTGATGGATAA
- a CDS encoding glycosyltransferase family 9 protein, giving the protein MKINPDKVSKILIIKPRGIGDIVLSTIVLDNLHYNYKNVKIDYLTEYFAKHSVSNNPLVNKVLTMYKKDNVIKVALKIRKEKYDMIIDLWSNPKTAQITFLTRAKYRVGFAYRGRKYAYNILGTSERGTHHSAEHNLELLKAINVEIISKRIHYYTGSQEKDFADEFFRKTFNDDDIVFGIIPSGSWDSKRCTKQKWLEICNALIQEFNSKVLILWGPGDEVDAEFLQTNLKEKSILAPKSSILQLAALISKCYAVISNDSGPMHISAALGVPTIGLFGPTNPRGHRPYSETSDFVIKDDLWCICCDKLVCPYKHECMTELPVQQVIAKLQKIIELKYNRK; this is encoded by the coding sequence ATGAAAATAAATCCAGATAAAGTTTCTAAAATACTTATAATAAAACCACGGGGAATCGGAGATATTGTTTTATCAACAATTGTGTTGGATAACCTGCACTACAATTATAAAAATGTCAAGATTGATTATCTGACAGAATATTTTGCAAAGCATTCAGTTTCAAACAATCCTCTCGTAAATAAAGTACTTACAATGTACAAAAAGGATAATGTTATTAAAGTTGCCCTGAAAATCAGAAAAGAAAAATACGATATGATTATTGACCTCTGGTCAAATCCTAAAACAGCTCAAATAACATTTTTAACACGTGCTAAATATAGAGTTGGTTTTGCTTACCGTGGCAGAAAATACGCCTATAATATTTTAGGAACCTCTGAAAGAGGAACACATCATTCTGCAGAACATAATCTTGAATTACTGAAAGCAATAAATGTAGAGATTATCTCTAAAAGAATTCATTACTATACTGGCAGCCAGGAAAAGGATTTTGCTGATGAATTCTTTAGAAAAACTTTTAATGACGATGATATTGTATTTGGAATTATACCCTCAGGTAGCTGGGATTCCAAGAGATGCACTAAGCAGAAATGGTTAGAAATCTGTAATGCACTAATCCAAGAATTTAATTCTAAAGTATTGATTCTTTGGGGTCCCGGTGATGAAGTTGATGCTGAGTTTCTTCAGACTAATCTGAAAGAAAAAAGTATATTGGCTCCTAAGTCCAGTATTTTACAATTAGCTGCATTGATATCAAAATGTTATGCTGTTATCTCGAATGATTCTGGTCCGATGCATATTTCAGCAGCATTAGGCGTTCCGACAATTGGTTTATTTGGGCCAACTAACCCTCGTGGTCACAGACCATATTCAGAAACTTCAGACTTTGTAATTAAAGATGATCTTTGGTGTATCTGTTGTGACAAATTAGTTTGTCCATACAAACACGAATGTATGACTGAATTACCTGTTCAGCAGGTAATAGCAAAGCTTCAAAAAATTATTGAATTAAAATACAACAGAAAATAA
- the polA gene encoding DNA polymerase I yields the protein MKKNKFVIIDAMALAYRGYYAFINRPLTTSQGESTSAVYGFINQLIKVLEDQKPDYLAVAFDSKEKTFRHERYEAYKSSRQAMPEDMIPQIQRIKDIVNALNIPLYILPGYEADDIIGSAVKLAEKKGFISYAVTPDKDYFQLISDKVFIIRPGKKSDEAVIYDKQKVIDELGFEPKFMVDYLAIVGDNSDDIPGVKGIGPKGAVPLIQKFGTLEKIYKHIDEIDKAAIKSKLETSKESAFLSKELATIHCEVPIDFNFDDSRFSDPDFVKLKQLLFELEFKTIYTRLMKLYKNSSSVSNADKEVSSVNDGQLKSFDKSSVKYSLITKEHDARKLAAKLLESDLFVFDTETDNLNTFEVNIAGVAFCIHPAEAYFVAINPFEEEDNLFTTQTAERLHISTFRKIFKKVFENPEIKKVCQNGKYDISVLKSIEIDVSNFYFDTMLASYVIDADQKHGMDDLSEKYLDYSPISLTTIIGEKKDPAEIFNADLEALKDYSAEDADVTYRLYQRLDQEMKKEGIEKVAYEIEFPLAPVLGAMEYEGVKIDTKALKSFSKDLQILLDNYTTEIFKSAGSEFNINSPKQLQEILFDKLNLSTGRKTKTGFSTDARALENLRGEHEIIDLILGYRQAAKLKSTYADTLPNLINPKTGRIHTSYNQTIASTGRLSSIDPNLQNIPIRTEMGREIRKAFVPRNDDYLILSADYSQIELRIMASICGDETLIKAFNKGEDIHRSTAALVFEVKPEEVTPDMRRKAKEVNFGILYGIGAFGLKTRLGITQTHAKEIIETYFKTFKRVREFMDNSVKFAQENGYAETLMKRRRYLKNINSNNRVVRQFEERVAINMPIQGSAADMIKLAMISIHNELKRRNSKSKMILQVHDELVFDMHKNEIDDLIPVIKGMMEKALPLKVPVIVETGIGKNWLDAH from the coding sequence ATGAAAAAAAATAAATTTGTAATAATAGATGCAATGGCGCTTGCATACCGGGGTTATTATGCATTTATAAATCGACCATTGACAACCAGCCAGGGAGAATCAACTTCAGCTGTTTACGGTTTTATTAACCAGCTAATTAAAGTATTAGAAGATCAAAAACCTGACTATCTTGCTGTAGCATTTGATTCAAAAGAAAAGACATTCAGACACGAAAGATATGAAGCTTACAAATCTTCCCGCCAGGCAATGCCTGAAGATATGATTCCTCAGATTCAAAGAATAAAAGATATTGTTAATGCATTAAACATTCCGCTTTATATTTTACCTGGTTATGAAGCAGATGACATAATAGGCTCTGCAGTTAAGTTAGCTGAAAAAAAAGGGTTTATTTCTTACGCAGTTACACCGGATAAAGATTATTTTCAGTTAATTTCTGATAAAGTATTTATTATCAGACCAGGTAAAAAATCGGATGAGGCAGTAATTTATGATAAACAAAAAGTAATTGATGAGCTGGGTTTTGAACCAAAATTTATGGTTGATTATTTAGCTATTGTTGGTGATAATAGTGATGATATACCGGGAGTTAAAGGCATTGGTCCAAAAGGAGCTGTTCCTCTTATTCAAAAATTCGGAACACTTGAAAAGATTTACAAACATATTGATGAAATTGATAAAGCCGCTATAAAAAGCAAATTAGAAACCAGCAAAGAATCAGCATTCCTTTCAAAAGAACTAGCTACTATCCATTGTGAAGTTCCAATTGATTTTAACTTTGATGATTCACGTTTTTCCGATCCTGATTTTGTGAAACTTAAGCAATTATTGTTTGAGCTTGAATTTAAAACAATTTATACCAGGCTGATGAAGCTTTATAAAAATAGTTCATCAGTTAGTAATGCTGATAAGGAAGTATCATCAGTAAATGATGGACAACTTAAATCATTTGATAAATCATCTGTTAAGTATTCGCTTATCACAAAAGAACACGATGCAAGGAAACTTGCCGCTAAATTGCTTGAATCTGATCTATTTGTATTTGATACGGAAACAGATAATCTTAATACTTTTGAAGTTAATATAGCCGGTGTTGCTTTTTGTATTCATCCTGCAGAAGCATACTTTGTTGCGATCAATCCTTTTGAAGAAGAAGATAATCTGTTTACAACACAGACCGCTGAAAGGTTACATATCAGTACATTCAGAAAAATTTTTAAGAAAGTGTTCGAAAATCCGGAAATAAAAAAAGTCTGTCAGAACGGTAAATACGATATATCAGTATTGAAAAGTATTGAAATAGATGTAAGTAACTTTTACTTTGATACTATGCTTGCAAGCTATGTTATTGATGCAGATCAAAAACATGGTATGGATGATCTTTCTGAAAAATATCTTGATTACTCTCCTATATCATTAACCACAATAATCGGTGAAAAGAAAGACCCTGCTGAAATATTTAATGCAGATCTTGAAGCGTTAAAGGATTACTCTGCTGAAGATGCTGATGTAACTTATCGACTGTATCAGCGTTTGGATCAAGAGATGAAAAAAGAAGGTATTGAGAAGGTAGCTTATGAAATAGAATTTCCGCTTGCTCCTGTTCTCGGAGCAATGGAATATGAAGGAGTAAAAATTGATACAAAAGCATTAAAATCATTCAGTAAAGATCTTCAGATTTTATTGGATAATTATACAACTGAAATTTTCAAATCAGCCGGCTCAGAATTTAATATTAACTCACCCAAACAATTACAGGAAATACTTTTTGACAAACTGAATCTATCAACAGGAAGAAAAACCAAGACAGGATTTTCAACTGATGCACGTGCTCTTGAAAATCTTAGAGGCGAACACGAAATTATTGATTTAATATTAGGTTACAGACAAGCAGCAAAATTAAAATCTACTTATGCTGATACCCTGCCTAATCTTATTAATCCAAAAACAGGCAGGATTCACACAAGTTATAACCAGACTATAGCATCAACCGGCAGACTTTCAAGTATTGATCCAAATCTGCAGAATATTCCTATAAGAACAGAAATGGGTAGAGAAATCAGAAAAGCTTTTGTACCAAGAAATGATGATTATCTGATCTTAAGTGCAGATTACAGTCAGATTGAACTGAGAATAATGGCTTCAATATGCGGTGACGAAACATTGATCAAAGCATTTAACAAGGGTGAAGATATTCATCGTAGTACTGCTGCTCTTGTTTTTGAAGTAAAACCTGAAGAAGTAACACCTGATATGAGAAGAAAAGCTAAAGAGGTTAACTTTGGAATATTATATGGGATTGGAGCTTTTGGATTAAAAACCAGATTAGGTATTACTCAAACTCACGCTAAGGAAATAATCGAAACATACTTTAAAACGTTTAAGAGAGTTAGAGAATTTATGGACAACTCTGTAAAGTTTGCTCAGGAAAACGGATATGCTGAAACCTTAATGAAACGCCGGAGATATTTAAAAAATATAAACAGCAATAACAGGGTTGTAAGACAATTTGAGGAAAGAGTTGCAATCAATATGCCTATTCAGGGTTCCGCAGCAGATATGATAAAGCTTGCTATGATTAGTATCCATAACGAACTGAAAAGAAGAAATTCAAAATCAAAAATGATATTACAAGTACACGATGAATTGGTTTTTGATATGCACAAGAATGAAATTGATGATCTAATTCCTGTCATCAAAGGAATGATGGAAAAAGCTCTCCCATTAAAAGTTCCGGTAATTGTTGAAACCGGTATTGGGAAAAACTGGTTAGATGCTCATTAG
- the ispE gene encoding 4-(cytidine 5'-diphospho)-2-C-methyl-D-erythritol kinase codes for MDNIKIKSPAKINIGLNIINKREDGYHNLETIFYPLDLFDEITITKSNSFSFDSNDKQLNLEKTNLIIKTKEILENFFQTTFNVNIFLKKEIPIGSGLGGGSSNAASTLIGFNKLFDLKISNSDLSRLALSLGSDVPFFLNPVPSFAESRGETLYPLNIITKKFLLIVNPGIHISTKWAFGLIKPSLPKSSLKLFTLKQNISIDEIITSASNDFENIVFTHFPVVSEVKEKMIELGAKQSMMTGTGSTVWGMFDEKEAAFQTELYFKRKNYFVFIQETI; via the coding sequence ATGGATAATATTAAAATAAAATCTCCTGCAAAAATTAATATCGGATTAAACATCATTAATAAAAGAGAAGATGGTTATCATAACTTAGAAACTATTTTTTATCCTTTAGATCTTTTTGATGAAATAACCATTACAAAAAGCAACAGTTTTTCTTTTGACAGTAATGATAAACAACTGAATCTTGAAAAAACCAACCTTATCATAAAAACTAAAGAGATTTTAGAAAACTTTTTTCAGACTACTTTTAATGTTAATATTTTTCTAAAAAAAGAAATTCCTATTGGATCAGGCTTAGGTGGAGGCAGTTCAAACGCTGCTTCAACATTAATTGGATTCAACAAATTGTTTGATCTCAAAATATCTAATTCAGACTTATCCAGATTAGCACTTTCATTAGGTTCAGATGTGCCTTTTTTTCTAAATCCTGTTCCTTCGTTTGCTGAGTCAAGAGGAGAAACGCTTTATCCACTTAATATTATTACTAAAAAGTTTTTGCTTATTGTAAATCCGGGGATTCATATTTCTACAAAATGGGCTTTCGGATTGATTAAACCCTCATTGCCTAAATCCAGCCTTAAATTATTTACATTAAAACAGAATATATCCATAGATGAAATTATTACCTCTGCCTCAAATGATTTTGAGAATATAGTCTTCACTCATTTCCCTGTGGTTTCTGAAGTAAAAGAGAAAATGATCGAACTTGGAGCAAAGCAAAGTATGATGACTGGGACTGGTTCAACTGTTTGGGGAATGTTCGATGAAAAAGAAGCAGCCTTCCAAACAGAATTATACTTCAAAAGGAAAAATTATTTTGTATTTATACAGGAAACTATTTAA
- a CDS encoding glycosyltransferase family protein, with amino-acid sequence MNKPIKIVTIIQARTGSSRLANKIFLTLTGKPLLYRMFERVAASRLKGTIVIATTTDSSDNKVESFCKDHQLKYFRGHQTDLLDRHYQAAKMFSADAVIKIPSDCPLIDAKVIDKVIQFYLDNIDNYDYVSNLHPATYPDGNDVEIMSFDALRKAWNSAKREFEREHTTPFIWENPDIFRIGNVVWETGYDYSMTHRFTIDYPEDYEFIKKVYDELYIKKPDFSLEDILNLLNENPEIKKINAKYIGINWYRNHLKELKTITSNQTKIL; translated from the coding sequence TTGAATAAACCAATCAAAATAGTAACTATCATTCAAGCCCGAACTGGTTCGAGCAGATTAGCAAATAAAATATTTTTAACGCTTACTGGCAAACCTTTACTCTATAGAATGTTTGAACGAGTTGCTGCATCCAGATTAAAAGGAACAATTGTTATTGCAACAACAACAGATAGCAGTGATAATAAAGTTGAATCATTTTGTAAAGATCATCAATTGAAATATTTCAGGGGTCATCAGACTGATCTATTGGATAGACATTATCAAGCCGCTAAAATGTTTTCTGCTGATGCAGTTATAAAAATTCCATCTGACTGTCCTCTAATAGATGCAAAAGTAATTGATAAAGTAATTCAGTTTTATTTAGACAACATAGATAATTATGATTATGTAAGTAATCTTCATCCGGCAACTTATCCTGATGGAAATGATGTTGAGATAATGAGTTTTGATGCCTTGAGAAAAGCCTGGAATAGTGCAAAACGTGAATTTGAAAGAGAGCATACTACACCGTTTATCTGGGAAAATCCGGATATATTCAGAATTGGAAATGTTGTTTGGGAAACAGGATATGATTATTCAATGACTCATAGATTTACAATTGATTATCCGGAAGATTATGAATTCATTAAAAAAGTTTATGATGAGTTGTATATAAAAAAACCTGATTTTTCACTTGAAGATATATTAAATTTGCTGAATGAAAATCCGGAGATCAAAAAAATTAACGCAAAGTATATCGGTATTAATTGGTATCGAAATCATTTAAAAGAATTAAAAACAATTACATCAAATCAAACAAAGATTTTGTAG
- a CDS encoding KUP/HAK/KT family potassium transporter has product MEKSTVSSAKNIIKAMGIVFGDIGTSPIYTLPIVFTLVTPTKENIFGILSLIVWTLIALVTIQYSWLAMSLSIRGEGGIIVLKEILTSILKKGRKIGVVSFLGYIGISLLFGDGVITPAITILSAVEGLKLIPGLHSIGTNTIILITIFITILLFAIQYKGTTKVALSFGPIMLLWFISLFLSGLFYLIHTPDIFLALNPYYAFDFFAENGFSGFFILSEVILCATGGEALYADMGHLGAKPIREAWTFVFFALIINYLGQGAYIYEHNDSSQVLFKLVSTFSQFFYVPFLILTLIATIIASQSMISAVMSLIFQGINIGIFPLMRIKYTSTEMRSQIYIPAVNWLLLIAVIFMVLIFRESNNLAAAYGLAVTATMFISSIFIITILKYRKEYWKMSLAAIVLIITSSYLVAVTQKIPHGGYWSLVIAIIVLLIMGLWITGMSRLRKSLKSVDLETFQESFNQIYQTGNYLSGEALFFTKNINIVSPYILHCMFRTGIMYEKNVLVSVENTDQPYGVKLERYEEVSKGLFVANIFYGYMEVLNLPELFKKWGFNEKAIFYGAEEIKTNKFPLKIFILLKKIAPNWVSYFDFPYNKLHGVVTRIEI; this is encoded by the coding sequence ATGGAAAAATCTACTGTAAGTTCTGCAAAGAATATTATTAAAGCAATGGGAATTGTATTTGGAGATATTGGTACAAGCCCTATCTATACTCTACCGATTGTGTTTACGCTTGTTACTCCCACAAAAGAAAATATATTTGGAATACTATCACTGATTGTCTGGACATTGATAGCTTTGGTTACAATTCAGTATTCCTGGCTTGCAATGAGCTTAAGTATAAGAGGTGAAGGTGGAATAATTGTATTAAAAGAGATACTAACATCTATTTTAAAGAAAGGGAGAAAAATTGGCGTCGTATCATTTTTAGGATATATCGGAATTTCACTTTTATTTGGTGATGGGGTAATAACACCCGCAATTACAATTTTATCAGCTGTTGAAGGATTAAAGTTGATTCCTGGTCTGCATTCCATCGGAACGAACACGATAATCCTGATTACAATATTTATTACCATATTGCTTTTTGCAATACAATATAAAGGAACAACAAAGGTTGCTTTATCATTTGGCCCGATTATGTTATTATGGTTTATAAGTCTGTTTCTTTCAGGTCTGTTCTATCTGATTCATACACCGGATATTTTTCTTGCTCTTAATCCATACTATGCTTTTGATTTTTTTGCAGAAAATGGATTTTCTGGTTTCTTTATTTTAAGTGAAGTAATATTATGTGCTACTGGTGGTGAAGCTCTTTATGCAGATATGGGGCATTTAGGCGCAAAACCAATTAGAGAAGCCTGGACATTTGTGTTTTTTGCTTTGATAATTAATTATTTGGGGCAGGGAGCATATATTTATGAACACAATGATTCTTCACAGGTTTTATTCAAATTAGTTAGTACTTTTTCACAATTTTTTTATGTGCCTTTTTTAATCTTAACTTTGATTGCCACGATTATTGCATCACAATCTATGATCAGTGCTGTTATGTCCTTGATATTTCAAGGTATTAATATTGGAATATTTCCTCTGATGAGGATTAAATACACATCAACTGAAATGAGATCTCAGATTTACATTCCTGCAGTTAACTGGCTGCTGCTAATAGCAGTAATATTTATGGTTTTGATTTTCAGAGAGTCAAATAATTTAGCCGCAGCTTATGGATTGGCAGTTACAGCTACTATGTTTATAAGTTCAATTTTTATTATTACTATTTTAAAGTATAGAAAAGAATATTGGAAGATGTCGCTCGCTGCAATAGTTCTTATAATTACTTCATCGTATCTGGTAGCGGTTACACAAAAAATACCTCACGGAGGATATTGGTCACTGGTTATTGCAATAATTGTTTTATTAATTATGGGATTATGGATCACAGGTATGAGTAGATTGAGAAAATCGTTAAAATCGGTTGATCTCGAAACATTTCAGGAAAGTTTTAATCAGATTTACCAGACTGGTAATTATCTTTCAGGTGAAGCACTATTTTTTACAAAAAATATTAATATAGTTTCACCCTATATTTTACATTGTATGTTCAGAACAGGTATTATGTATGAAAAAAATGTGTTAGTTTCAGTTGAAAATACAGATCAGCCTTATGGAGTTAAACTTGAACGTTACGAAGAAGTTTCAAAGGGATTATTTGTAGCAAATATTTTTTATGGTTATATGGAAGTCCTAAATCTACCTGAATTATTTAAGAAATGGGGATTTAATGAAAAAGCTATTTTTTATGGGGCAGAAGAAATCAAAACTAATAAGTTTCCATTGAAAATATTTATTTTGCTTAAAAAGATTGCGCCGAATTGGGTTAGTTATTTTGATTTCCCATATAATAAATTACATGGTGTTGTTACGAGAATCGAGATTTAA
- a CDS encoding LD-carboxypeptidase: MVPLKPKRLNPKDVIGLISPASSPDEFLRVEKGVKYLESLGYRVKVGNNVGKGYGYLAGTDQERLDDLHSMFKDKNVKAIFTLRGGYGAFRMLDKINFNLIKSNPKIFVGYSEITALQMAFLEKSGLITFAGPMVAVDFYQDISPFTNEMFWATITSNKKLGKLTYPEEQKPSCLVKGIAAGRIIGGNLAVFTALLGTPYFPNLTGKILLIEDIGELPYRIDRMLNQLRLSGAFNKVKGVIIGRFVDCHEYDPNKKTLTLGEVIEHYISSLKKPSIYTFPHGHIKDFVTIPFGIKVNLNASKGIVEFVEAAVK; this comes from the coding sequence ATGGTACCACTCAAACCCAAGCGATTAAACCCAAAAGATGTTATTGGTTTGATATCACCCGCTTCTTCACCAGATGAGTTTTTAAGAGTAGAGAAGGGGGTTAAGTATCTTGAAAGCTTAGGTTATAGGGTTAAGGTTGGGAATAATGTTGGTAAAGGATATGGTTATTTAGCAGGCACAGACCAGGAAAGATTAGATGATTTACACTCAATGTTTAAAGATAAAAATGTTAAAGCGATTTTTACTTTGCGCGGCGGATATGGTGCTTTCAGAATGCTGGATAAAATTAATTTTAACTTAATAAAAAGTAATCCTAAAATATTTGTTGGTTATAGCGAAATCACAGCTTTACAAATGGCTTTTTTAGAAAAATCTGGATTGATAACATTTGCTGGTCCGATGGTAGCTGTTGATTTTTATCAAGATATAAGTCCATTTACAAATGAAATGTTTTGGGCAACAATTACCTCAAATAAAAAATTAGGGAAGCTTACTTACCCTGAAGAGCAAAAACCATCTTGCCTGGTTAAAGGAATTGCTGCAGGAAGAATTATAGGAGGTAATCTGGCAGTTTTTACTGCTTTGCTCGGAACACCTTATTTTCCAAACCTTACTGGAAAAATTTTATTGATTGAAGATATTGGTGAATTACCTTATCGAATAGACAGGATGTTAAATCAACTTAGACTTTCTGGAGCTTTTAATAAAGTTAAGGGAGTAATTATTGGAAGATTTGTTGACTGCCATGAATATGATCCTAATAAAAAGACTTTAACATTAGGAGAAGTAATCGAACATTATATTAGTTCATTGAAGAAACCTTCAATTTACACATTTCCGCACGGGCACATTAAAGATTTTGTTACAATACCATTTGGTATCAAAGTAAATCTTAACGCTTCAAAAGGCATTGTTGAATTTGTTGAAGCAGCAGTTAAATAG